One window from the genome of Amycolatopsis sp. NBC_01480 encodes:
- a CDS encoding glycosyltransferase family 39 protein — MSAPAPTAPAVSAPEAKAALRPRLDPVLLVPALVTLLSAVWDLATPSYYGDEAATLDADARSIPALLRLLTNVDAVHGAYYLLMWPIVHTFGIGEVVVRLPSALAMAAAAAGVAALGRRLHSPRAGLLAGLVFAVLPQVSRYGQEGRSYALVLAFAVLASYLLVRATDESRRRFWLRYGGAVAMLGVLNVFGLLLLAGHAVFLLARHRPLLRRWLITAGLGCLPALPVVGLAWRERDQLGWLSAPGASAPGDLALWLAGSIGSLVLVSLLIGLGLRSRAGSATAWLTLTWLIVPPALLLSAAAVALPVYVPRYVAYCLPALALPVGVGLAGITFAPRVIALVLIAVLGLPTQFAQRQPDGHGDNARAVAAVLTQHEQPGDGVLYHCLNCHYPDMPREFAFAYPAAFAPLDDLALAESPSASGTLRGTTTDQATLDRRIEGARRVWLIETGGKNLPGPLAGRGLHLAAVYPADNVTVALYEH, encoded by the coding sequence GTGTCCGCACCAGCGCCGACTGCCCCGGCGGTATCCGCTCCCGAAGCGAAAGCCGCGCTGAGACCCAGGCTGGACCCCGTACTCCTCGTCCCCGCCCTGGTCACCCTGCTGAGCGCGGTCTGGGACCTGGCCACGCCCTCCTACTACGGCGACGAAGCGGCCACCCTCGACGCGGACGCGCGCTCGATCCCGGCGCTGCTGCGCCTGCTGACCAACGTCGACGCCGTGCACGGCGCCTACTACCTGCTCATGTGGCCGATCGTGCACACGTTCGGGATCGGCGAGGTCGTGGTGCGGCTGCCGTCGGCGCTGGCCATGGCGGCCGCGGCGGCGGGAGTCGCCGCGCTGGGGCGGCGGCTGCATTCGCCGCGCGCCGGGCTGCTCGCCGGGCTCGTGTTCGCGGTCTTACCGCAGGTCAGCCGGTACGGGCAGGAGGGCCGCTCGTACGCGTTGGTGCTCGCCTTCGCGGTGCTCGCGAGCTACCTGCTGGTGCGCGCGACCGACGAGTCACGGCGCCGATTCTGGCTCCGTTACGGCGGCGCGGTCGCCATGCTGGGTGTGCTCAACGTGTTCGGCCTGCTGCTGCTCGCCGGGCACGCGGTTTTCCTGCTGGCCCGCCACCGCCCGTTGCTGCGCCGCTGGCTGATCACGGCCGGGCTCGGCTGCCTGCCCGCGCTGCCGGTGGTCGGGCTGGCCTGGCGGGAGCGCGACCAGCTCGGCTGGCTGAGCGCTCCGGGCGCGTCCGCCCCGGGTGACCTCGCCCTGTGGCTGGCGGGGTCGATCGGCTCGCTGGTGCTGGTGAGTCTCCTGATCGGGCTCGGGCTGCGGTCGCGGGCCGGCTCGGCGACGGCCTGGCTCACGCTGACTTGGCTGATCGTGCCGCCGGCGCTGCTGCTGTCCGCAGCCGCGGTCGCCCTGCCGGTGTACGTGCCGCGTTACGTCGCCTACTGCCTGCCCGCGCTGGCGCTGCCGGTCGGGGTCGGGCTGGCCGGGATCACCTTCGCGCCGCGGGTGATCGCGCTCGTGCTCATCGCCGTCCTCGGCCTGCCGACCCAGTTCGCGCAACGCCAGCCGGACGGCCACGGCGACAACGCCCGCGCCGTCGCGGCCGTGCTCACCCAGCACGAGCAGCCCGGCGACGGCGTGCTGTACCACTGCCTGAACTGCCACTATCCGGACATGCCCAGGGAATTCGCCTTCGCCTACCCGGCCGCCTTCGCCCCGCTCGACGACCTCGCCCTGGCCGAGTCGCCCAGCGCGTCGGGCACCCTGCGCGGCACGACGACCGACCAGGCCACGCTCGATCGCCGGATCGAAGGCGCGCGCCGGGTGTGGCTGATCGAGACGGGCGGCAAGAATCTGCCCGGCCCGCTGGCCGGCCGCGGCCTGCACCTGGCCGCGGTCTACCCGGCGGACAACGTCACCGTCGCCCTCTACGAGCACTGA
- the pqqC gene encoding pyrroloquinoline-quinone synthase PqqC: MSPAEFTAALRGLSHRYWGTHPFHQRMHAGELTEHELKLWAANRWYYQCLLPQKDAAIISNCPVPEVRRQWLDRIVYHDGSAEGEGGIERWLRLCAAVGLTREEVVDERHVAPGVRFAVDAYVAFARTKPWVEAIASGLTEMFAGHLMQRRVTDVLAGYPWIARDDLAYFTNRIDKVSGEGQDTLDLVVRHCVTREQQEKAVSALSFKCDVLWSMLDAIERAAAKE, translated from the coding sequence ATGAGCCCGGCGGAGTTCACCGCCGCGTTACGCGGTCTTTCGCATCGCTATTGGGGGACCCATCCGTTCCACCAGCGGATGCACGCGGGTGAGCTGACCGAGCACGAGCTGAAACTGTGGGCCGCCAACCGCTGGTACTACCAGTGCCTGCTGCCGCAAAAGGACGCGGCCATCATCAGCAACTGCCCGGTGCCGGAGGTCCGGCGGCAGTGGCTCGACCGGATCGTCTATCACGACGGGTCCGCCGAAGGGGAAGGCGGCATCGAGCGTTGGCTGCGTTTGTGCGCCGCGGTCGGGCTCACCCGCGAGGAGGTCGTCGACGAGCGGCACGTCGCCCCGGGCGTGCGGTTCGCCGTGGACGCGTACGTCGCCTTCGCCCGCACCAAGCCGTGGGTGGAGGCGATCGCCTCCGGGCTCACCGAGATGTTCGCCGGGCACCTGATGCAGCGCCGGGTGACGGACGTGCTGGCCGGTTACCCGTGGATCGCCCGCGACGACCTGGCCTACTTCACCAACCGGATCGACAAGGTCTCCGGCGAGGGCCAGGACACGTTGGACCTCGTCGTGCGCCACTGCGTGACCCGGGAGCAGCAGGAGAAAGCGGTTTCCGCGCTGTCGTTCAAATGCGACGTCCTGTGGTCGATGCTGGACGCCATCGAGCGCGCCGCGGCGAAGGAGTGA
- a CDS encoding glycoside hydrolase family 28 protein, giving the protein MTPAQESAPGATFNVRDYGAKGNGSTDDSAAFDKAVTAASAAGGGIVEVPSGTYKSAHTVHLKSHVTIQLDAGSTITGASGNSYDQAEANPYDQYQDYGHSHFHDAMFSGDGLTGIGFTGSGTIDGGGHLITGNPKSGQADKIISLTRCSGLTLSGITLKRGGHFAALINGCTGVTSDNLTIATSGDRDGWNIISTTGVTITNPHISSNDDALVFKSDYALGRKLPNGNVKVTGGQLQANCCNALMFGSETCGDFTGYSFDGITITGAHKSGIGIVSMDGAKISDVHYRNIAMSGTYSPVMMKIGSRKRCGGNPGVGSISGITFDHVTGSYTGSGSFSPTLWGADATHEVHNVTFTDVNLTVPGGNGTMSTDVPGNKATDYNPNSIGTRPSYGWYLRYADGITFAGSSLKFGKDDGRPAAIVNHSSDITFRDLTVQKGAKSPFDVGFQSVQGYCLSGKTSTGGDLRVNATDSSATC; this is encoded by the coding sequence ATGACCCCAGCCCAGGAAAGCGCGCCGGGTGCCACCTTCAACGTGCGTGACTACGGGGCCAAGGGCAACGGCTCGACCGACGATTCCGCGGCCTTCGACAAGGCCGTCACCGCCGCGTCCGCAGCGGGCGGCGGCATCGTGGAGGTCCCCTCCGGCACCTACAAATCCGCGCACACAGTGCACCTCAAGAGCCACGTGACGATCCAGCTGGACGCCGGCTCGACCATCACCGGCGCCAGCGGGAACTCCTACGACCAGGCCGAAGCCAACCCGTACGACCAGTACCAGGACTACGGCCACAGCCACTTCCACGACGCCATGTTCTCCGGCGACGGCCTCACCGGCATCGGGTTCACCGGCTCCGGCACCATCGACGGCGGCGGGCACCTCATCACCGGCAACCCGAAGTCCGGGCAGGCCGACAAGATCATCTCGCTCACCCGCTGCTCCGGGCTCACGCTGTCCGGCATCACCCTCAAGCGGGGCGGGCACTTCGCCGCGCTGATCAACGGCTGCACCGGCGTGACCTCGGACAATCTCACCATCGCGACCTCGGGCGACCGCGACGGCTGGAACATCATCAGCACCACCGGCGTCACCATCACCAACCCGCACATCAGCTCCAACGACGACGCGCTCGTGTTCAAGAGCGATTATGCGCTGGGCAGGAAGCTGCCGAACGGCAACGTCAAAGTGACCGGCGGTCAGCTCCAGGCCAATTGCTGCAACGCGCTGATGTTCGGTTCCGAAACCTGTGGTGATTTCACCGGCTATTCCTTCGACGGCATCACCATCACCGGCGCGCACAAATCCGGCATCGGCATCGTCTCGATGGACGGGGCGAAGATCTCCGACGTGCATTACCGGAACATCGCCATGTCCGGCACCTATTCCCCGGTGATGATGAAAATCGGCAGCCGGAAACGCTGTGGCGGAAACCCGGGCGTCGGCTCGATCAGTGGCATCACCTTCGACCACGTCACCGGCAGCTACACCGGCAGCGGCTCGTTCTCCCCGACCCTCTGGGGTGCCGACGCCACCCACGAGGTGCACAACGTGACCTTCACGGACGTCAACCTCACCGTCCCCGGCGGCAACGGCACCATGTCCACCGACGTGCCGGGCAACAAAGCCACCGACTACAACCCGAACAGCATCGGCACCCGCCCGTCGTACGGCTGGTACCTGCGCTACGCCGACGGCATCACGTTCGCCGGCAGCTCCCTGAAGTTCGGCAAGGACGACGGCCGCCCGGCCGCGATCGTCAACCACAGCTCGGACATCACGTTCCGGGACCTGACCGTCCAAAAAGGCGCGAAGAGCCCGTTCGACGTCGGCTTCCAGTCGGTGCAGGGCTACTGCCTCTCGGGCAAGACCAGCACCGGCGGCGACCTCCGGGTGAACGCGACGGACTCGTCCGCCACCTGCTGA
- a CDS encoding DNA glycosylase AlkZ-like family protein, with translation MAAEVPLEKLRAWWFRRQALDGSLTGPAEVLTRTGWARSVGGSNPHLGFFARAGLDRETVDRAVADQEVHELPSARGCTYVLPKADFALGLAVGSGAPEGELAAAVKHLGVTTGEIDRLNDAVLASLGAAPLDVAALKTAVGDAVRHLGDEGRKRGQTTTLPLALGLLQARGQIRRVPVHGRLDEQRFGYVLWSPSPLAHGGPDPDTARTELAKRYFDWAAPASLKHFRWFSGLTAAAAKKAVKPLGLLAVGETGLLLPPDLADAFEDFTVPREPAYALVAGIDGIHLLHRELSRLLDPSDAGRPSPGSKSRTLADEPDPPCPVIVDRGRIAGLWEYDPEAGEIAWLAFGRVDAALKEAVSRAETFVQEQLGDVRMSSLDSPRSRAPRIDDLRSAR, from the coding sequence ATGGCTGCCGAAGTCCCGCTCGAGAAGCTGCGCGCGTGGTGGTTCCGCCGCCAGGCCCTGGACGGCTCGCTGACCGGCCCCGCGGAGGTGCTGACCCGTACCGGCTGGGCCCGTTCGGTCGGCGGCTCGAACCCGCATCTTGGCTTCTTCGCCCGCGCCGGTCTCGACCGTGAAACGGTCGACCGGGCGGTCGCGGACCAGGAGGTGCACGAACTGCCGTCGGCCCGCGGCTGCACGTACGTCCTGCCGAAAGCGGACTTCGCGCTCGGGCTGGCCGTGGGATCCGGGGCGCCGGAAGGCGAACTGGCGGCGGCGGTCAAGCACCTCGGCGTGACGACCGGGGAAATCGACCGCTTGAACGACGCCGTCCTGGCCTCACTCGGAGCCGCGCCACTCGACGTCGCCGCGCTCAAGACCGCCGTGGGCGACGCCGTCCGCCATCTCGGCGACGAGGGCCGTAAACGCGGACAGACGACCACTCTCCCGCTCGCCCTCGGCCTCCTCCAGGCCCGGGGCCAAATCCGCCGGGTCCCGGTGCACGGCCGGCTCGACGAGCAGCGGTTCGGCTACGTCCTCTGGTCGCCGTCGCCGCTCGCCCACGGCGGGCCCGATCCGGACACGGCGCGCACGGAACTCGCGAAACGGTACTTCGACTGGGCGGCGCCGGCTTCGCTGAAGCACTTCCGATGGTTCTCCGGGCTGACCGCGGCGGCCGCGAAGAAGGCGGTCAAGCCCCTCGGCCTGCTCGCGGTCGGCGAAACCGGGCTACTGCTGCCACCCGACCTGGCCGACGCCTTCGAGGACTTCACCGTACCGCGCGAACCCGCGTACGCGCTGGTCGCCGGAATCGACGGAATCCACCTGCTGCACCGTGAGCTGAGCCGTCTCCTCGACCCGTCGGACGCGGGTCGGCCCTCCCCCGGCAGCAAGAGCCGCACCCTCGCCGACGAGCCCGACCCGCCTTGCCCGGTCATCGTCGACCGGGGCCGGATCGCCGGGCTGTGGGAGTACGACCCGGAGGCGGGCGAGATCGCCTGGCTGGCTTTCGGCCGTGTGGACGCGGCTCTCAAGGAGGCGGTCTCCCGCGCCGAAACCTTTGTCCAGGAACAACTCGGTGATGTCCGGATGTCCAGTTTGGACTCACCTCGCAGCCGGGCGCCGCGCATCGACGACCTGCGCAGCGCCCGGTGA
- the pqqA gene encoding pyrroloquinoline quinone precursor peptide PqqA — MNEPVEQWTAPDFVEYETPMEVTAYAARME, encoded by the coding sequence ATGAACGAGCCCGTCGAGCAGTGGACCGCGCCCGACTTCGTCGAGTACGAGACCCCGATGGAGGTCACCGCCTACGCGGCGCGGATGGAGTGA
- the pqqB gene encoding pyrroloquinoline quinone biosynthesis protein PqqB — MKVILLGTAAGGGFPQWNCACRHCTSTAPARTQDSVAFSADGHAWHLLNASPDIRAQILATPVLRAGPGPRDTPLRSVLLTDAELDHTLGLLMLREADDLTVHAPEAALHALTDHFPARTIINGYRTWNWLPANEITLDGLEVSVLPVSRKQPKYARSSAHPGPWVIAYRIRDPATGGTLVYAPCLRTWPLGFDAFTQDATLVLLDGTFHSPAEFAQATAHPDQAAQRSMGHLPITTTLPAIAEPGPRWAYTHLNNTNPALDPSGPEHKAILDAGAELPLDGTEFTL; from the coding sequence ATGAAGGTGATCCTGCTCGGCACCGCGGCCGGCGGCGGCTTCCCGCAATGGAACTGCGCCTGCCGCCATTGCACCTCGACGGCCCCGGCCCGGACCCAGGACAGCGTCGCCTTCAGCGCGGACGGGCACGCCTGGCACCTGCTGAACGCCTCCCCCGACATCCGCGCGCAAATCCTGGCCACCCCCGTCTTGCGCGCCGGCCCCGGGCCGCGGGACACGCCGTTGCGCAGCGTCCTGCTCACCGACGCCGAACTCGACCACACCCTCGGCCTGCTCATGCTCCGGGAAGCGGACGACCTCACCGTGCACGCGCCCGAAGCCGCGCTGCACGCGCTGACCGACCACTTCCCCGCCCGGACGATCATCAACGGCTACCGCACCTGGAACTGGTTGCCCGCCAACGAGATCACGCTCGACGGGCTCGAAGTCAGTGTTCTCCCGGTCAGCCGCAAACAGCCGAAGTACGCCCGGAGCTCCGCCCATCCCGGCCCCTGGGTCATCGCCTACCGCATCCGCGACCCGGCGACCGGCGGCACCCTCGTCTACGCGCCGTGCCTGCGCACCTGGCCGCTCGGCTTCGACGCCTTCACCCAGGACGCCACCCTCGTGCTGCTCGACGGCACCTTCCACAGCCCCGCCGAGTTCGCCCAGGCCACCGCGCATCCGGATCAGGCCGCGCAACGGTCGATGGGGCACCTCCCGATCACCACCACGCTGCCGGCCATCGCCGAACCAGGCCCACGCTGGGCGTACACCCACCTCAACAACACCAACCCCGCCCTCGACCCGTCCGGCCCGGAACACAAGGCGATCCTCGACGCCGGGGCCGAATTGCCGTTGGACGGCACCGAATTCACTCTCTGA
- the pqqD gene encoding pyrroloquinoline quinone biosynthesis peptide chaperone PqqD, whose protein sequence is MDTLTAASVPRLRTGVRLTFDEVRGIHVLLFPEGVLVPNATATAVLELCDGTSPVAEIVAKLGKRFLGVREADVVNILGRFGQRRVVAWA, encoded by the coding sequence GTGGACACCCTCACCGCCGCGTCCGTGCCGCGCCTGCGCACCGGCGTGCGGCTGACTTTCGACGAAGTACGCGGTATCCACGTGCTGCTGTTCCCCGAAGGCGTGCTGGTGCCGAACGCGACCGCGACCGCGGTGCTGGAACTGTGCGACGGCACCAGCCCGGTCGCGGAGATCGTGGCGAAGCTGGGAAAGCGCTTCCTCGGCGTACGCGAGGCGGACGTCGTAAACATCTTGGGCCGGTTCGGACAGAGGCGGGTAGTGGCATGGGCGTGA
- a CDS encoding response regulator transcription factor produces MSDEAGEARLLVIDDEPFLRDAVAASLRFLGFDVTTGETGAQALSLIRDRPFDLVVLDVMLPDTDGFEVVRRLRRDGHRVPVIFLTAKDTQADKVTGLTLGGDDYLTKPFGLEELAARIRSVLRRSRPPETGPLLTFADLELDQDTYEVRRAGHQLDLSPTEFRLLRYLMLNPGRVLTRAQLLDHVWDYDFGGTSTVVSTYIAYLRRKLAQFGTDLIHTQRGVGYSLRTPRPGDAAATDES; encoded by the coding sequence ATGAGCGACGAGGCAGGCGAGGCCCGGCTGCTGGTGATCGACGACGAGCCGTTCCTGCGGGACGCGGTCGCCGCCTCGCTGCGGTTCCTCGGCTTCGACGTGACCACCGGGGAGACCGGCGCCCAGGCGCTCAGCCTGATCCGGGACCGGCCGTTCGACCTGGTGGTGCTGGACGTCATGCTGCCGGACACCGACGGTTTCGAGGTCGTCCGCCGGCTGCGCCGGGACGGGCACCGGGTGCCGGTGATCTTCCTGACCGCCAAGGACACCCAGGCCGACAAGGTCACCGGGCTGACCCTCGGCGGCGACGACTACCTGACCAAGCCGTTCGGGCTGGAGGAGCTGGCCGCGCGCATCCGCTCGGTGCTGCGCCGCTCGCGCCCGCCCGAGACCGGGCCGCTGCTCACGTTCGCCGACCTGGAGCTGGACCAGGACACCTACGAGGTGCGCCGCGCCGGCCACCAGCTGGACCTCTCGCCGACGGAGTTCCGGCTGCTGCGCTACCTGATGCTCAACCCGGGCCGGGTGCTGACCCGCGCCCAGCTGCTGGACCACGTGTGGGACTACGACTTCGGCGGCACCAGCACGGTGGTGTCCACCTATATCGCGTACCTGCGGCGCAAGCTGGCGCAGTTCGGCACCGACCTGATCCACACGCAGCGCGGCGTCGGCTACAGCCTGCGGACGCCCCGCCCCGGCGACGCGGCGGCGACTGATGAGTCTTAA
- a CDS encoding glycoside hydrolase family 88/105 protein, whose product MPEFPGAVSRRAVLAGAAGAVGALALPGAAAWAASGSAAAPKDWSRAVIDSTMKRYTPASIGGWSYPLGLYFYGQYLCYQRTRERKYLDYIIAWYDRFITEDGISNSFTSLDSMRACQLLPLLYTETGRAKYQKAAGQLRKRFESYPRTSDGGMWHALSREHQLWGDGVYMAQPFLALYGKVFHDPQYSFEESAKNLDVYFSHLKEPAKGLIYHAYDESGTQPWATGPGKHSSYHWARAIGWFGMAAIDILEVLPAGHPRRADLIGIVRFLAEGYQRYQDQATGRWYQVVDRGGDSKNWLETSASSMYAFTLSRGVQRGYLPASYGAVAQRGYAGVLQKVSVGSDGLTVLADICEGTNVGDLDFYYGRKRLTNDFHGLGAFLIMNEQFTT is encoded by the coding sequence ATGCCCGAATTTCCCGGGGCCGTGTCCCGGCGAGCGGTACTGGCCGGGGCGGCGGGGGCGGTGGGCGCCCTCGCCCTGCCCGGCGCCGCGGCCTGGGCGGCCAGCGGGTCGGCGGCCGCGCCGAAGGACTGGTCGCGCGCGGTCATCGACTCCACGATGAAGCGCTACACCCCGGCGTCGATCGGCGGCTGGAGTTATCCGCTCGGCCTGTACTTCTACGGGCAGTACCTGTGCTACCAGCGCACCCGGGAGCGCAAGTACCTCGACTACATCATCGCCTGGTACGACCGCTTCATCACCGAGGACGGCATCTCCAACAGCTTCACCAGCCTGGACTCGATGCGCGCGTGCCAGCTGCTCCCGCTGCTGTACACCGAAACCGGCCGCGCCAAGTACCAGAAGGCGGCCGGCCAGCTGCGCAAGCGCTTCGAAAGCTACCCTCGCACGAGCGACGGCGGCATGTGGCACGCGCTCAGCCGCGAGCACCAACTGTGGGGCGACGGCGTCTACATGGCACAGCCGTTCCTCGCGCTGTACGGCAAGGTCTTCCACGATCCGCAGTACAGCTTCGAGGAGTCGGCGAAGAACCTGGACGTCTACTTCTCCCACCTGAAGGAGCCGGCGAAGGGCCTGATCTACCACGCCTACGACGAGAGCGGCACCCAGCCGTGGGCCACCGGGCCGGGCAAGCACTCGTCCTACCACTGGGCGCGGGCGATCGGCTGGTTCGGCATGGCCGCGATCGACATCCTCGAGGTGCTGCCGGCCGGGCACCCGCGCCGCGCCGACCTGATCGGCATCGTCCGCTTCCTGGCCGAGGGCTACCAGCGTTACCAGGACCAGGCCACCGGCCGCTGGTACCAGGTCGTGGACCGCGGCGGGGACAGCAAGAACTGGCTGGAGACCTCGGCGTCGTCGATGTACGCCTTCACGCTTTCCCGGGGGGTCCAGCGCGGTTACCTGCCCGCGTCCTACGGCGCGGTCGCCCAGCGTGGCTACGCGGGGGTGCTGCAGAAGGTCTCGGTCGGCTCGGACGGGCTCACCGTGCTCGCCGACATCTGCGAGGGCACCAACGTCGGCGACCTCGATTTCTACTACGGCCGCAAACGGCTCACCAACGACTTCCACGGCCTCGGTGCGTTCCTCATCATGAACGAGCAGTTCACCACTTGA
- a CDS encoding sensor histidine kinase, with the protein MSLKRLVRGRLRLRVLVPVVSVTLVALVAFDVAAVTALRSYLMSQTDTSLATAAQAVRPQLDQLPPGPELPPGADVMHHPDAIGRWIDTHHFLVGMYSMLYIPLINGVPDFRGAVANEDGPPTPVVDDHAPNVPVNLSDLVVNERTQDTVSALGDPLRSIALRGPNGTLVISTSLLDADRIVDRMRLIVALGSAAAVLLIGLAVFWLLRRGFRPIETMAAQADRITAGDLTDRVTPQDPSGEVGRLGAALNGMLARIEASVQEREAGQELMRRFFADASHELRTPLASLRANAELYQQGALPERAQVDEVMGRIALESRRMSGLVDDMLRLARLDQHPDQQREPVDLSELVTARVEEARVAAPGHEWHTEIADGVVVTGDEELLRRSVDNLLANVRAHTPDGTSATVALRDHGDSEHGETVEIEVADNGPGVPPEHLPRIFDRFYRADTAARSRGSGLGLAIVTQIATVHNGSVTAGANEPHGLWVRLSLPVALTRDSHDSRAEF; encoded by the coding sequence ATGAGTCTTAAGCGGCTGGTGCGCGGCCGGCTTCGGCTGCGAGTGCTCGTCCCGGTGGTGTCGGTGACGCTGGTGGCGCTGGTCGCGTTCGACGTCGCCGCGGTCACCGCGCTGCGCAGCTACCTGATGTCCCAGACCGACACCTCGCTGGCCACCGCCGCGCAGGCCGTGCGGCCCCAGCTCGACCAGCTGCCGCCCGGGCCGGAGCTGCCGCCCGGCGCGGACGTGATGCACCACCCGGACGCGATCGGCCGGTGGATCGACACCCACCACTTCCTGGTGGGGATGTACAGCATGCTCTACATCCCGCTGATCAACGGCGTCCCGGACTTCCGCGGCGCGGTCGCCAACGAGGACGGCCCGCCGACCCCGGTCGTCGACGACCACGCGCCCAACGTGCCGGTGAACCTGTCCGACCTGGTCGTGAACGAGCGGACGCAGGACACCGTTTCGGCCCTCGGCGACCCGCTGCGTTCGATCGCCCTGCGCGGACCGAACGGGACTCTGGTGATCAGCACCAGCCTGCTCGACGCGGACCGGATCGTCGACCGGATGCGGCTGATCGTGGCCCTGGGTTCGGCCGCCGCCGTGTTGCTCATCGGCCTGGCCGTGTTCTGGTTGCTGCGGCGCGGGTTTCGCCCGATCGAAACGATGGCCGCGCAGGCCGACCGGATCACCGCCGGCGACCTCACCGACCGTGTCACCCCGCAGGACCCGAGCGGCGAGGTGGGCCGGCTCGGCGCGGCGCTGAACGGGATGCTGGCGCGCATCGAGGCGTCGGTGCAGGAGCGGGAGGCCGGGCAGGAGCTGATGCGCCGGTTCTTCGCCGACGCCAGCCACGAGCTGCGCACCCCGCTGGCCTCCCTGCGCGCGAACGCCGAGCTGTACCAGCAGGGCGCCCTGCCCGAACGCGCCCAGGTCGACGAGGTGATGGGCCGCATCGCGCTGGAGTCCCGGCGGATGAGCGGCCTGGTGGACGACATGCTCCGGCTGGCCCGCCTGGACCAGCACCCGGACCAGCAGCGCGAGCCGGTGGACCTGAGCGAGCTGGTGACCGCCCGCGTCGAGGAGGCGCGGGTGGCCGCGCCCGGGCACGAGTGGCACACCGAGATCGCCGACGGCGTGGTCGTGACCGGTGACGAGGAACTGCTGCGCCGCTCGGTGGACAACCTGCTGGCGAACGTCCGCGCCCACACGCCGGACGGCACCTCGGCCACGGTCGCGCTGCGCGACCACGGCGACAGCGAACACGGCGAGACGGTCGAGATCGAGGTCGCCGACAACGGCCCCGGCGTGCCGCCTGAACACCTGCCGCGCATCTTCGATCGGTTCTACCGCGCGGACACCGCCGCGCGCAGCCGGGGCTCCGGCCTCGGCCTGGCCATCGTGACCCAGATCGCCACCGTCCACAATGGATCGGTGACGGCGGGGGCGAACGAGCCGCACGGGCTGTGGGTGCGGCTGAGCCTGCCGGTGGCACTCACACGGGATTCACACGATTCTCGCGCGGAGTTCTGA
- the pqqE gene encoding pyrroloquinoline quinone biosynthesis protein PqqE, with amino-acid sequence MGVTAPLGLLAELTHRCPLHCAYCSNPLELTARDEEMSTAEWLDALSQARALGVLQVHLSGGEPLARPDLPQLVGHANGLGCYVNLVTSGLGLTEARLAELAARGLAHVQLSAQAATRDRANRLAGAKAFDRKLAAAALVKAAGLPLTVNVVLHRHNHDELAGIIELAEALGADRLELANTQYYGWALRNREALMPTREQLNAAEPVVRAAIERLRGTMEVIYVVADYYEPFPKPCMHGWGARQLTISPDGTVLPCPAATAITTLDLENVRDTPLADIWYRSSSFNAYRGEDWMSETCRSCDRRGTDFGGCRCQAFQLTGDAASTDPVCSRSPQRGLVDLILDAPAAPELLMRGPVR; translated from the coding sequence ATGGGCGTGACGGCTCCCTTGGGATTGCTGGCCGAATTGACGCACCGGTGCCCGTTGCACTGCGCGTACTGCTCGAATCCGTTGGAGTTGACGGCCCGGGACGAGGAGATGTCCACAGCGGAGTGGCTGGACGCGCTTTCGCAGGCGCGGGCGCTCGGCGTGCTGCAAGTCCACCTGTCCGGCGGCGAACCGCTCGCCCGGCCGGATCTGCCGCAGCTGGTCGGGCACGCGAACGGCCTCGGCTGTTACGTCAACCTGGTCACCTCCGGGCTCGGGCTGACCGAGGCGCGCCTCGCCGAGCTGGCCGCGCGCGGGCTGGCGCACGTGCAGCTGTCGGCCCAGGCCGCGACCCGCGACCGGGCGAACCGGCTGGCCGGGGCGAAGGCGTTCGACCGGAAGCTGGCCGCGGCCGCGCTGGTGAAGGCGGCCGGGCTGCCGCTGACCGTGAACGTGGTGCTGCACCGGCACAATCACGACGAACTCGCCGGCATCATCGAGCTGGCCGAAGCCCTCGGCGCGGACCGGCTCGAACTGGCCAACACCCAGTACTACGGCTGGGCGCTGCGCAACCGCGAAGCCCTGATGCCCACGCGCGAACAGCTCAACGCGGCCGAGCCCGTGGTGCGCGCGGCGATCGAACGGCTTCGCGGCACGATGGAGGTGATCTACGTCGTCGCCGACTACTACGAGCCGTTCCCGAAGCCCTGCATGCACGGCTGGGGCGCGCGTCAGCTGACCATCTCCCCCGACGGCACCGTGCTGCCGTGCCCCGCGGCCACCGCCATCACCACTCTCGACCTCGAAAACGTCCGCGACACCCCGCTGGCCGACATCTGGTACCGCTCCTCGTCGTTCAACGCTTACCGTGGCGAGGATTGGATGAGCGAAACCTGCCGCAGCTGCGACCGTCGCGGCACCGACTTCGGCGGCTGCCGATGCCAGGCGTTCCAGCTCACCGGCGACGCGGCGAGCACCGACCCGGTCTGCTCCCGCTCGCCTCAGCGCGGGCTCGTCGACCTCATCCTCGACGCCCCGGCGGCGCCGGAACTTCTCATGCGGGGTCCCGTCCGATGA